The genomic region GCCAGCCGGACCGCAATCATGCCTTCCTTGTTGTCCTTGAACGTCACGTCGGTGAGCGCTTTCAGCGTCGTGCTGCGGTCGATGCTGCGCTCGCTGCCCTGTCCCCGGAACGTAAAGGTGGTCGTTTCCTGCAACATCGGTTTGCCGTTCTTGTCCAGCCAGTCGGCCGTTACGGTTAGTTCTCCGCTGTCCTTGCCGCTTTTCAGGGACGTTATGCCCGTGTGCACGATGGTTCCGAACGGACCGCCATGGCCTTTGGCAATGTCGTTGGAGTTGTTCCAGAAATCATGCCCGTTCACGTCGCCGTAGTTGAACCACATGCCCACGTGGTGCGGGTGGTCAACGCGCTCGCCGGGGCGGGGGTCCATCGGCCAGCCACGCGTAATGAAATTGCCGCCCGCCGTCCGGATCGGGTAGAGAACCGGTTTTTTGAGCACATCCGGACCGGGGTAGATGTAGGCCGTAAAAGGCTTGCCGTCCACCGATACTTCCACGCGTTTGGCGGCTTCGTCGTGGGTCAGTTTCACGCCTTTCTGGGCAAAAACCGAGGTGGTCAGTAAACTCAGGAGAAGTATTTTTTTCATGATCTGTCTGAAAAAAGGAACGCGGACGGTTTGCTCCTGCAATCACGCGAATCAGGCGGGTTTCCGCAGAGTAATCCGCGGGAATTCGCCTAATCCGCGGGATCGCACCGGCGAACCATCCGCGTTCTATTGTCAACGGATTAAACCTTAAACACTTTACCTCCCGCCAGGACTTCCTGCTTCACGCTGTCGAAGGTGACGCGCTCGCCGGTATGCAGGGCGATGGTGGCCATGATGTTGGCGACCGAGTGGTTGAAGCCCGCCTTGGCCGGCGCGTTCGGCTCCTTGCGGCTCCGTACGCATTCCATCCAGTTGCGCATGTGGCGTGAGGTCATCGGGTCGGCGCCCGTGTTGGCCGACGTCACCATTTTC from Tellurirhabdus rosea harbors:
- a CDS encoding DUF6807 domain-containing protein translates to MKKILLLSLLTTSVFAQKGVKLTHDEAAKRVEVSVDGKPFTAYIYPGPDVLKKPVLYPIRTAGGNFITRGWPMDPRPGERVDHPHHVGMWFNYGDVNGHDFWNNSNDIAKGHGGPFGTIVHTGITSLKSGKDSGELTVTADWLDKNGKPMLQETTTFTFRGQGSERSIDRSTTLKALTDVTFKDNKEGMIAVRLARQLEHPSNKPEVFTDASGVATKVAQMDNSGVTGKYISSEGVEGEKVWGTRAKWMNLTGNLNGENVSVVIMDHPQNVGYPTYWHSRGYGLYAANPLAPSVMSSGKDQPMNYKLPAGKSVTFRYRMLVTSNPASDVAQRKSAEFVK